The window AATACAACCAATTAAAATTTATGTCAACTGATGTTAAAagatttaaataataattaacgTTCTAATGCATTTGAAAATAGTCCGTAGAGAAACAGATAAAGTAAATTGAATTTGGTAGGAGCAGTCCTGAAAATCACGTTTCATACCAATACACTCAAGTGTTTATTTGCAGAGTCATACAGCTCAATTTTCTGAGCTAAAAACcccacattttattttttacatggcACTGGAATTTACTGCGAGTCAGATGAAGTTTGAACTCAACCATAGCTTTCTGAGGTGAATGTAATGATGCATCAGTACAAATACTACCAGAACAAAACTCAGAGTAGATCATTTGTTCAATTGTGAGCACAAAATAAACAACCAGCCTGACTTCTTATTAACTCCTAAGTGTAAGTTCTTATTCAGAGCTGGAACATTTGAGAATATAATCTCTGTTCCTTCTGAAAAATGGCTAACTGTGAGGGAAAGTGGAGGTTTGCATTTGTAAGATTACACCAAATAAATTAGATAATGAGAAAGGTTTAGAAGTGGGACAAACAAATTAAACAGCCAAGTTATTAAAAGAAATTGATTCCATGTAAACATTTGTGTGTACGGTATTTCTGAGCTCACAAAGTCAAAAATCATACAAACACTTTTTAAGTTAATAACCACATTACTGGTGagaaaaatacatttattcaGTGCTTGAAAGGCAGAGTTGAACATCAAAACCATCTTTTGGGTCATCCAAACATCCCAGAGAGATGCCAGATATTGTTTATTCTTGATCTGAAGGCTGTTAAAAAACAGCAAAGCTCATTATTTCCGCTCTCTAAAGCCCAAACTGTTTCACTCCGGCTTGCTGTCCATCTCCTGCATTGATGCGATTGAAGGGGATAATCTTCATGGTCGTCTCCTTCAGGGAGTACCAGCGATTGTGCCATGTGACCCAAATGATGCCGTTGTCGAAGCCGTAATCACCAGCATCCTTTTCTGTGTATCTGCCTCCTAAATGAACATGACACAGCAAGATCAGCTCTGGAGGCATTTCGGTAAGAGATTTAAAGCGACAGTTCATATCTTTTGAAGTGGGATTCTCTGGAAAAAGTTATGAACGAAATATTTAGCCTGCTTTTGAAAGGTCATTAAATGACTTCAGTTTGAAGAATATACAGATGTGTTATGAGCAGGTTGACAAGCTAACTGCTTGTCACAATGCGGCTGAGAAAAAAGTGGATTACTTACAGCTTAAACCTGGTCCAATATTGAAAATCCTAAAGCAATCTACACTGTGAACATTTCACATAATGTGGTTATGTACTAGGGgtcgtatgaactagtcaactagtcgacttcactgctctgtagtgacttttatgcctgtcatcgactagtcgctgtcacgtgataatgaccgacaagatgcagtccacggaaaagacagcaggtgacgagcccctgcgcgtcgggaggcaacacgctgtgccagagcgtcggtactgacacccgccgtaaaacggacatttaaccaaattgtgacctttaccctcttgcaatttaaccttcccctcacccccatcctaaccttaaccagcttgcgcatgcaaagctctgatccttgacgcgctccagacatctgcgtcccgagcacggccacagtatcattatcaaattaggtgtcgccacctcaaaaactaatttaacacgcgatcgttcatgtcggctcatttcctttaatgttttctgtcttttatttgtgcctgatgcgtttcgttgctgtggatcggggcgcatcacctgttttgtcctccggtgacgcacctcaccggtgcggccggcgagcactccactgttttagcggtcggtagatcttttagaactgtggttcaaaggtaactcataaggtgaatatatatgaacccaggtagcagtttttctttaggactgagaggagatgcaggaagataaaaaacagacaggacagaaaaatagtcaaataaaaacaagttagtttttgtacctgctggttgcaacaaacaaacaccattgaaggtaatcagaagtgaggaacagaaaaaatattttaatgtttagagcagcaggaactctgagaggctgcaggcgcatcagtgagtttgcggccgtggcgcagggggagggggctgaagcgggggaggggggagggggagggggagagggctgaagcagaaactaccgttgttaaaagaaatgtgtttaactttgaaaatgtgggcgcaattttaattgtcaaaaactccagcgaaccaaccgaccccccccccccccccgcttcaggtgtgtgacgtcatcaactactagtcaaagtcgactcgattttcattacttgactgtcgactttaaaaaaaattaagtcatgcaacccctaatgTACACAGATTTTTGTGGTTATTTCAATGTGCAAATAGCATTAGCAGCAGCTAGCTACAGTAATGGTGTAATTCCAGCTTGAATTAGATGGCATCAATTCATTTTGGTTCACTTATGCTATCATCAGTCCAGTGAAAACTGATCCCTATAATAATaacgcattgaacttatatagcgcttttctagacacccaaagacgctttcacacactgctagtgatggtaagctacttgtagccatagCCGCCCTGGGGgggactgacagaggtgaggctgccatttggcgccgtcggcccctctgaccaccactaacacaggcaagttgggtgaagtgtcttgcccaaggacacaacagcaggatacccctggcgggagctggaatcgaccccatgaccctccgatcatgaggcaacccgctctaccacctgagcaacTGCTGCCCCGTATTAACTATAGGAGTTCCAGGAAATTTCTAGGAGGGGGAAATTGACCAGGAGATACAATGGCTTGGTCGTCTCAGCTGTGTCTCCATACAgaatcagccctttcaggactttgctaagataTCGCATAACACAACCGTTTTGGCAATGAGTGATGTCACGGAGCAGCACCAAAATGCATCCACGAACAATTAATTCTGCCAAAGTGCaccataatttaatccattcagaagACCAGGAGGGTGGCTGTGGGATGTAAAATGTTGggctcaatgaccagaagaagtgccTTTTCTACTGTGctctctgtgagacaacaaagccctgtGATTTACATTGTTATGGAGGATTTCCACTGCCTCTTTTGTGTTGGGAACTTAGAAATGAGGATTTTAAATCAACGTGAATggtgcttattttcttttccttccattctgcttcacctgcAACTCTACCAATTTTAcaagtgctggtggttttgggtgATGTGTATCCTAATGAGGTACAACCAATCAGTGTGAGCTGACCAAACATCTCACCCTACCGGGCCATTCTGAGTACCCAGGTACTCCATTGGTTCCTAAAAATAGCCTAAAATAATCCTTCACGTTTCTTGCTGAAGTGGACACACTCGCATGACTTAAAGGTCCGGTAAAATTACCCTGACATTCCAATAGTGGGAACATGCCTTATGTCTTCAAACCAATGTTGTTCAAAGAGCTATCACCAAGGAAACTAATAGTTCTTAACTGTTTCTTGGAGGAATCCTTTTCAAAAGATCAGAACTATACATTTTAGCTTAGTTTTGTTCAGAAGGTCTCACCCTGGTAGTATTTTCCATTCAAATGTGCAGCATGACACCTGTTCATCCACCAGCCAGAGCCATCTTGGAGGGCACAGTTACCAGGATACCTGTCGTTGTCTCTGTCATAAGTACTGAACTGCATGCCGTTGTGGGATGTGTAGAACTTGTCGCTGGGGTCGTCTCCAAAGTCATAGCCATCAAAAGCATCACCTGCATTACCACCATAGTAGAAGCCATAGGTGAGGCGGTACATGTCAGCTTCTGACCCAATTCTGAACATGGTGTAGTCGGCATACCTGGAGAAAAACCATGAAAAACTTGATTTTTGACAATTGTCCTTTAAACTTTTCATGTTTCTTTAAAAAGGGTCATTTCAAAGTGAGGTGCTGTGGAAAGGTTAAAAGCACGATCTCATCCGTGGTTTAGAGAAGTGAAGTGAAACGCTAAAGAGGGCGATGAGCAAATGAAAAACCAAAGTGGCTACTGCTGCCTTAAAACAACACCAGTCTCAGAATTCTCCCAGCAgtttgtgaaagtgtgtgtgcctGCGGTTTACTATCACACACGTTTAACAATTAAAATAGTATGCTAATCCAGGTGGAagagctactactgctgctactatacCCATGTAATGCCAAATGGATTGCATTGGGGACAGTTAATGCATTTTAGCATCAGTTGTTATGAATTTGTTTTAGATTAGTTTTAGTTTTTGACAGCAAACCACTTTGGTTCTTTACTCATTCAGACTTGCCATTAGCCTATCAATCCAGGAATATGTAAACAGTTTTTCCGATCCAGAAACTCTCTACAACAAGTAAGACGTTGATCTTTCACAAGCCCTTCTACAAAACATCACTACAAAAGATCTGAACATGTTGGGTCATGTTTGCTGTTCGATCTTGTTTCTTTGCTTTTCCTTACACAATCTTttattgtgtctgtgtgtgggtgGGTTCGTGTGTTTGTACTTTTTGTTGCCCTCCCAGTCAACAAGCTCGATCCTGAGCACCATCGGGAGAGCTGAGCTGATCGTCAGCTGATGGATCTTCTCGTTGCCGAGCCAGAATTCTGTTGTGTCATCTGGAGAGAGGTAGCCGAATCCCTCCTTGTACTGGACCCAGTCCTTAGTGAAGTTCAAGGCGCCGTTGCGTCTCTGTGGACATGAAAAATGAAACAAATccagttttgaatgtttggaaatCTTTTATGTCTCTCTGGAAGAAAAACATGCATGAGCAAAAGCAAGAAGGAGAAAGGTGATCCATACCCTCTGGATCACAGTGAAGCCTCTTCCGGAGCTGTCAATCTCACAGTAGACCAAGAACTGCTCTTGTGCTTTTATTGGCTTCACATAGTAAAGACCGCTAGTGGTAGCACCTTTGTTTGCAACATCCTGGCAGTCTgaagagaagaaaataaatcaaCTCAAACATGTTGAGACGAAGTTCCTTTACTTAATTTGATGAGACTCATAAATGAAAGGTTAAGGCTAAACGATTAGGGCTAAAATGAGCACGTGTCCTCTGCTTGGATGATGCATATTGATTTCAGCCTTTGAATAAACACTGAACTGGGACAAATGTTGTTCAGTTGAGGGCAGATTGAGAAACTTATTGTGAAACAGGAATGGCCTGAAGGTCAGAGTGTGTcaatgtgtcttttttttttttttacctgttccTGTGGTAGTTTGGATCTCAACTGTGTCTCTGCAGGGTTCACTGCATTTTTGCTGCAGCTGCATTGCAAGCGTCTTCAGATCCCCCATTGTCCTCTCATTAGAGGAGATTAAATCGTTAAGCTCCCTGGAAACAGCGTCACAAACATGGGTTGTGTCTAAAAGTCACTTTATTGCTTTGTAACCACAACTTTGGAAATATGCCAGTAAGGATTGTCATGTTTATTATTGACAGTGGAGacaaatggagaaaaaaaaatgaagaagaaTAAACTAAGAATGAAACTGAGAAAAAAATGGGCTGGGAAATTTCTCAATGGCttgatttaaaggggacatgATATACAAaaccaccttttgcatcctttagtGTTAGCAGGCagatctctactgcctctataaaaacTCCACATGTAGCAAAAATGCATTGATGCGTTTTTTTTTGTCAGGGTTTGGTTTTGAGaatgatgtgcctaaaacaatCCGTTTCAAAAGGCCCTCGTTTGTAAGGTCACAAACtgggaaattagaatagaaccacttCTCACATGTAAGAGagggctgctgctggaggagcagcagttctactccaagcccctcccagacatcagagcttctcagcctataggaGCCTGAGCAAGgttgggtgggcatggccagctccagttTGTGATAGAGACCTTGAAACGGCTCATTATGGAAGTTCTGGATCTGACAAATATAAAAATCTCTGAGAAGGCTTCATGTGAGAAGATTTCAGTGCAAACAACTTTAAAAACACGTCTTGTATCGAATATGTAACTTAAGAAAAATAATTATATATTGTATCTGTATAATTTGTTTTGAAATAGATTTTCAAAAAGTTTTTACTTCTTCCAGATGACTGAAATTACTTTTCTATTATGAATGATGACTACAATGTTCTAAAAGGTGTCACAGTTTTTGAGAGTGTTCTTTTTGGATAAAATACAAGACAAAAAAGTAAAAGAATATAACAACTCACTAATACATGAAGCTGGAGGATATGAGTTGTGACGCCTCAAAAGGCATTTATgtcatttatattttatgttTCATTTAAAGTTATT is drawn from Nothobranchius furzeri strain GRZ-AD chromosome 4, NfurGRZ-RIMD1, whole genome shotgun sequence and contains these coding sequences:
- the fgg gene encoding fibrinogen gamma chain, which encodes MASSLEATTGVLLLLFSLSSAQVRGDNSASCNMNDGFGKYCPTTCGVADYFLRYFPGVNEDLKTMQAELETITNLTQGADETIVYMRDSATSAQKSSLTDPYFKRSSSMLDDVLRFEKTIIAQEQQILELNDLISSNERTMGDLKTLAMQLQQKCSEPCRDTVEIQTTTGTDCQDVANKGATTSGLYYVKPIKAQEQFLVYCEIDSSGRGFTVIQRRRNGALNFTKDWVQYKEGFGYLSPDDTTEFWLGNEKIHQLTISSALPMVLRIELVDWEGNKKYADYTMFRIGSEADMYRLTYGFYYGGNAGDAFDGYDFGDDPSDKFYTSHNGMQFSTYDRDNDRYPGNCALQDGSGWWMNRCHAAHLNGKYYQGGRYTEKDAGDYGFDNGIIWVTWHNRWYSLKETTMKIIPFNRINAGDGQQAGVKQFGL